The following proteins come from a genomic window of Anaerobutyricum hallii:
- the ilvN gene encoding acetolactate synthase small subunit — MREINTEKKKRWVSLYVENRIGVLARISGMMSGKSYNISSITVGVTEDPTVSRMTIGLSSDDATFEQIKKQLNRCVEVIKLNDITDAPTHMKEILFVKIHECSEFEKGEIFRISQVFGAKAIDYGINSVLLESVNTEGRNNDLIALLTRKFDHVEVVRGGIVAIESISMIDR; from the coding sequence ATGAGAGAGATAAATACAGAAAAGAAAAAAAGATGGGTATCTCTGTATGTGGAGAATAGAATTGGTGTTTTGGCACGTATCTCAGGAATGATGTCAGGAAAGTCCTATAACATTTCCAGTATTACTGTAGGCGTTACAGAAGACCCTACTGTATCAAGAATGACAATCGGTCTGTCTTCGGATGATGCAACTTTTGAACAGATTAAGAAGCAGTTAAACCGTTGTGTAGAAGTAATTAAGTTAAATGATATTACTGATGCACCGACTCATATGAAGGAGATTCTTTTTGTAAAGATACATGAATGTTCTGAATTTGAAAAAGGTGAGATTTTCCGTATATCACAGGTATTTGGAGCAAAAGCAATTGATTATGGCATTAATAGTGTATTACTTGAGAGTGTCAATACAGAAGGAAGAAATAATGACCTTATCGCACTTTTAACAAGGAAGTTTGACCATGTGGAAGTAGTTCGTGGAGGTATCGTAGCTATTGAATCAATCAGTATGATCGATCGATAA
- the ilvB gene encoding biosynthetic-type acetolactate synthase large subunit has translation MKVSGNDLFVTAMKKEGVDTIFAYPGGMVVNLLDALHDCHGIDLVLPRHEQGLIHAADGYARATGKVGVCLVTSGPGATNLVTGIATANYDSIPLVCFTGQVPEHLIGNDAFQEVDIIGVTRNIAKFVIMVRDREMLAQRIKEAFYIARSGKPGPVLVDLPTDVMAELGSTSYPTEVNIRGYKPNKGVHVGQLKKAITLLEEAKKPMFLIGGGVNLAHAQREMTKLAEKIDAPVITTVMGRGAISTEHPLYIGNIGMHGSYAANKTADECDLMFSIGCRFNDRVTGEIKKFAPNAKIVHIDIESAAISRNVTVDIPIVADAKAAILKILEHTEPMEHKEWLDEIQGWDKEYPLQMEVKDGVNPQRIIETLNEVYADRDTVFTSDVGQHQMWASQYLKLDATHRLVQSGGLGTMGFGLPSAVGAQIGCPEKSIVSISGDGGFQMNMQELATAVCQELPLVNIVFNNNRLGMVRQMQELFFKKRYTITCLRYHKSCKGKCGTPGWVCPEYVPDFVKMAEAYGTKGYFVTEDEQLRDTILEARDYAEKNKKPVIVECMVAPDELVMPMIKGGASFEDIML, from the coding sequence ATGAAGGTTTCGGGAAATGACCTGTTTGTAACCGCAATGAAAAAAGAAGGCGTGGATACGATTTTCGCATATCCAGGTGGCATGGTCGTCAATCTTCTAGACGCACTCCATGATTGTCATGGTATTGATCTTGTATTGCCAAGACATGAGCAGGGTCTGATTCATGCAGCAGATGGTTATGCCAGAGCGACCGGCAAGGTTGGTGTATGTCTGGTAACCAGTGGTCCGGGTGCAACGAATCTGGTAACTGGAATTGCTACAGCCAATTATGATAGTATTCCATTAGTATGTTTTACAGGACAGGTTCCAGAACATTTAATAGGTAATGATGCATTTCAGGAAGTTGATATTATTGGTGTGACAAGAAATATCGCGAAGTTTGTTATTATGGTTCGTGACAGAGAGATGCTGGCACAGCGCATTAAAGAAGCTTTTTACATTGCAAGATCTGGAAAGCCAGGACCGGTTCTCGTAGACCTGCCAACAGACGTTATGGCAGAACTTGGGTCGACCTCTTATCCGACCGAAGTGAATATCCGCGGATATAAGCCGAATAAAGGGGTACATGTAGGACAGCTTAAAAAGGCAATAACGCTGTTAGAAGAGGCGAAAAAGCCAATGTTTTTAATTGGTGGAGGTGTGAATCTTGCACATGCACAGCGGGAGATGACAAAGCTTGCGGAAAAGATAGATGCACCGGTAATTACAACGGTCATGGGAAGAGGTGCGATATCTACAGAACATCCATTGTATATCGGTAATATCGGAATGCATGGCTCTTATGCGGCGAATAAGACAGCAGATGAGTGTGATCTGATGTTCTCGATCGGATGTCGTTTTAATGATCGAGTAACAGGTGAGATTAAGAAGTTTGCACCGAATGCGAAGATTGTACATATTGATATTGAATCAGCAGCAATTTCAAGAAATGTAACCGTAGATATTCCTATTGTTGCTGATGCGAAGGCAGCTATTTTAAAGATATTAGAACATACAGAGCCTATGGAGCATAAAGAGTGGCTTGATGAGATACAGGGCTGGGATAAAGAATATCCACTTCAGATGGAAGTGAAAGATGGAGTGAATCCACAGCGCATTATTGAGACATTGAATGAAGTATATGCAGATAGAGATACGGTATTTACCAGTGACGTAGGACAGCATCAGATGTGGGCATCTCAGTATCTGAAGTTAGATGCTACACATAGGCTGGTACAAAGCGGAGGACTCGGCACGATGGGATTTGGTCTTCCTTCCGCCGTAGGTGCACAGATCGGATGTCCTGAAAAGTCAATCGTATCAATCAGCGGAGACGGCGGATTCCAGATGAATATGCAGGAGCTTGCAACAGCAGTATGTCAGGAACTTCCGTTAGTTAATATAGTATTTAATAATAATCGACTTGGAATGGTTCGTCAGATGCAGGAATTGTTCTTTAAAAAGCGTTATACGATCACCTGTCTGCGTTATCATAAGTCATGTAAGGGTAAGTGTGGTACACCAGGCTGGGTATGCCCGGAATATGTTCCTGATTTTGTGAAGATGGCAGAGGCTTACGGTACAAAAGGATATTTTGTCACAGAGGATGAGCAGTTAAGAGATACGATTCTTGAAGCGAGAGATTATGCGGAAAAGAATAAGAAGCCGGTTATTGTAGAATGTATGGTAGCTCCGGATGAATTGGTTATGCCGATGATCAAAGGTGGAGCAAGTTTTGAAGACATTATGTTATAG